The DNA region ATACAGCGCGAGGATCACTTCGCAGTCAGAACCGGTCTGGAACGCGTAGCGATCGCCATATTCTGCACGCAGCGCCTGGTGATTGTAGATTTCACCGTTCACGGCCAGCACGTGGGTTTTCTTTTCGTTATACAGCGGTTGAGCGCCAGCGTTGACGTCGACAATTGACAGACGTTCATGGGCCAGAATGGCCTTATCGCAGGCATAAATACCGGACCAGTCCGGACCGCGATGGCGCATCAGGCGAGATAGCTCAAGGGCTTTTTTACGCAGTTCACCTGCATCTGACTTAATATCGAATACGCCGAAAATTGAACACATAACCTTCTCCGTTAACCTGTTGCGTAATGCTTTTTGTGTTTGCTTGCTAAAGAAAATGCCGCAAAGGAACGGGAGGCGCAAGGGGTTTGCGGTCCGGAAAAGAAAAAACGCAATGGTCATTGCTGATTAGTGAAAAAAGATTATGGTTTGAGCATATTCATTGACGAATTGTCAGTTTTTTGCCGATTTTGTTGAATGGGATTATTTTTCTGGTGGGCGAAAATGAAAAACCACGTCCTGGGACGTGGTCTGGGTTAAATAACGTCGATTTCGGCGACGGAGGGATAAATCCAGCTCGGGCGGAACGGCATACTGTCGATGTCATCCAGCGTGGAAACGCCGGAGAGCACCAGAATGGTTTCGAGCCCCGCCTGGAAACCGGCGAGAATATCGGTGCGCAGGTTATCGCCGACGATCACCGTCTCTTCCGAATGCGCCTGCATTTTGTTTAACGCCGCGCGGATAATCCATGGACTCGGTTTACCGACGTAGAACGGTTTACGACCGGAGATTTTCTCGATACCTGCGCAGAGCGCGCCACAGGCCGGATAAAAACCGCGGCCGTGGGTATCCGGGTTGGTGGCGATAAAGCGCGCGCCGTTTGCGACAAAGAAGGCCGCTTTATGCATCATGTCCCAGTTGTAAGAACGGGTCTCGCCGACGATGACGAAGTCCGGGTTCACGTCAGTAATGGTGAAACCGGCTTTATACAGCTCGTGGATCAGTGCGCCTTCGCCGACAACATACGCCTTTTTCCCTT from Citrobacter amalonaticus Y19 includes:
- the nagD gene encoding ribonucleotide monophosphatase NagD, whose product is MTIKNVICDIDGVLMHDNVAVPGAAEFLTGVMEKGLPLVLLTNYPSQTGQDLANRFATAGVNVPDSVFYTSAMATADFLRRQEGKKAYVVGEGALIHELYKAGFTITDVNPDFVIVGETRSYNWDMMHKAAFFVANGARFIATNPDTHGRGFYPACGALCAGIEKISGRKPFYVGKPSPWIIRAALNKMQAHSEETVIVGDNLRTDILAGFQAGLETILVLSGVSTLDDIDSMPFRPSWIYPSVAEIDVI